From the genome of Eublepharis macularius isolate TG4126 chromosome 4, MPM_Emac_v1.0, whole genome shotgun sequence:
GGAGAAGGGAGCCTGTTACTGCCATCTACATGGTAAAAATCAGCCTTACTACCACATGGCCTTTGATTGGATGAGTCTACCATAAATGCCACTGTATAAAAGCATGTATAGCACAGTAGTTAAGACGATGAgttgtgatttaaatcagttccCATCTCTTCCACAAACTCACTgcatggcctctctctctctcttttcaccTCACTCCTCCATCTGTAATATGGGATAACAAAAGGAGGATTTTTCAGAATGAATTGAAGGAGAGGAAAAATCAGGTCTCTCCATTCCCAATCCTGCTTTCCCCTGCTTCCAGCTTCACTTTGTTCCCCCCTCACCTTACATAATTTTGATTATAGCACGGCTGGCCCCattacactgattttttaaaatgtatttattattattattattattattattcaaattatccaaaacacaatcaacaataagcagaggtcacctgttattattgattggctttgctaagctgatacaagtttccaccggagacgtaagtatcaaccagatatcggcgtatgctgttccaagtagcgccgtctttttactgttactgttactgttaatgttactgttactgttactgttactgttactgttactgttactagtccgcctttctcactgaaactcaagacggattacatagagtgagattagtacagtcaatatcaaggacatttcaataaacaatgctatagggtaaataaatgcaagtttacaaagacataacattagcaaaaatcctaTACAAAGGTGAAGAAATGacgaaacagagcataagcaattatagaactgacattagacaacacagaactacttAAATTCATCAGGTGGACTTAATATTTAGTTTTATAAAAGCatccattacattcaatttttaaaaaaaaataaaaaaaattgaaagtcaatatttaaaattaaaatttgtaaATTTCTGTGTAACTTTGTTCTTGGTCTCACTCAGGGGTAAGCTACTCTACTGACATGCTCCCAACTACATCTTCGATTACTTCCACCCAATGAAAACCCTTTCATCTGCTTCACCCAGGGAAACACTTCATCTCAGAGGAAACACAGCTGCCTTCATGCCCTTTTTTGGAGCTTCTTAGGGGCATTTGATTAGCTACTTTGGGGTAAAGAAGGATGAACTAGATGAATCTTTGACCAAGCATGTTCAAATGTGCCAAAGAAAACATAACTTACCATACCCATGTTCCATTTGTATTAAGAATATTATTTGTCTTTAACAGGTTCAATCAACTTATTCATTTCCCACGCACATCCTCATCTTAATTTTCTCCCCAAACACTCATGAGATCCACTCCCATCCTCAGCCCTAGGTACTCTCAtaagatgagagccagtttggtgtagcgcaggactctaatctggagaaccaggtttgattccccactcctctacttgaggtgaccttggatcagccacagctcttccagagctttcacagccccacccacctcacagggtgttttcttgtggggatgatgatgatgatgatgagcaaAATGCAGACACAATCTACTTTCCTATTAGAACTATCCTTCCTCTTCACCTAAGAAGTATGACTTGGAAGAAGCAAAATACTCCATGTAAAGACACTAACAGGCAGCTGGTAACCAAGTGATAGCCACCCTGTTCATCCCTACTCTtcctccaggcaggcaggcatttggtACTCCAGCATAATATATCCAGGTTGGCAGAGAGCAAGCTATTTGAACTCCATTTGTACCAGCTCTCTGATCCCTTCGATTAAGTTCCAGTCACCATCTTAagggcaaaaataaaaataatgagtgCATTTTTTACCACTGACTTTGCCTTTACAAAAGTTTTGGAGCATTATGTgtattgactagagatgggcacaaactgggaaagtgGTTCATggtagttcatggttcatgaaaagcaacgaaccacaaaccacgaaccaccataAATTTGCCCAGTTTGTGAATGGGTTCattcagttcgtggttcatcatttCCAGGGCCGGAAGTGAGATGAAGCGTTTCCTTGAGTGAAGCAGATAAGAGGGTTTTCATTGGGTGTAGTGGGAGCATGTCAGTAGAGTAGCTTACTCCTGAGTTAGACCAAGAACAAAATTACACAGAAATTTACAAACtttaataataaattttaataatttgcaagcagaaagaaaagtttcaaacttcccaccccacaGCTTTTTTCACTCattggttccctcctccccctcccatcaggtgaaaaaagcaggcgggaagtttgaaagcaacaattttattgctgcttgcaagcagcaagaaaagtgttgctttgaaatgccggctgcttttcagctgatgggagaggaGATCCTCCattagctgaaaaaagctgctggcctTTGGAAGCAGCTCCCATCAgcagaaaaaagctgctttcgaACACCAgctgtccctcctccccctcccctcagctgaaaaagcggccggtgtttgaaagcagcaacatttttcttgccatgtaagaaaagtgttgctgcgtTCAAACCCTGGCTGCCTTTTTCAGCTGACAGAAGGAGGATTCCCCTTCCACCAGCTAAAAAAAGCTATTTTCAAATGCCAgcaacttttttcagctgacaggaggggaagATGgaaccccccttcctcctcccctcagtTAAAAAAGGTgatgggcatttgaaagcagcaacacttttcttgccgtgcaagaaaaatgttgctgctttcaaatgccagcagcttttttcagctgatgggggatccctcttctcatcagctgaaaagcagcaggcgtttgaaagcaacacttttcttgctgtttgcaaaccaTTTGGAACCCAGGGGATGAACACCTCTAGTAACAAACCGAAAAACAAATCAAACTAACTGGCCTAAAGTCTGTTGCtcttcgtcagaaatgggctctaaccACAAACTGGCTCGGtttatgatgaactttggtttgtattttggttcgtgcccatctctagtactaaCTGAAGAGGCATACAGCTACCTCATTCCATACTGAAGTGGCTGCAAACAGCATGAGGCAACTGAAAAATTAGTCTCCAATAGGCTCACATAGATACGGGTATTCTTTAAACCTCATGGAACTGGTATTCCACATTAGCACAATACTGAATCAAGTTAATTGTTTAGAGAAAGCCGTGAGCCAGGTTAGTAGACTGTATTCCTTAAATATATTTCTGACACTGAACCACATTCATTGATCCTTTCTCATTTGGCACAATGTAATGATCTCTAATGAACAAAATGGATGGAGCAGCCTCCAGCAAATTGCCTTTATTAAAGCTAGATTAGCCGatcagaaagacaaaaggaacaaCAGTTCATAGCTTAGCCTTCTTTCAAAAAGACAGACTAGTTGTCCTTTCATCACTGATCTGCACACAATTTAGATGCAAACAAAATTTAATCTGTGAGCCTTAAAACTTTGCAGCGTTACCATTCAAAGATTCTGTCTAACACTGTAtttctgtcatttttaaaaaaaaaaaataaacagtggGAAAGATAATCAGGCATTTGCTTCTGTTTCAAAATGAATATTAATTGCTGGGAAATAAACTGTCTCCTTTTCTCCCCTTTTACATATTGTCTAGAATACCCAGATGGAACAAACTCGCTTTGGACTGCTTAAGGTATGCTGAGTTAGATCACTCAAGAGGATGGAAGGCACATTCTCCTCAACCATGAGGCTGGCCACGGTCACAGACTCACTGAGAATCAGCCCCAACTTTTCCTACAATGCTTCCTGGGATGATGCCTCAACAGTCAACTCCAACTCCATGGAAGACATCATAGCCACATGCACCATTGGGTCTATCCTCTCTCTTATGTGCATTATTGGGGTGACAGGCAATGTATATACTTTGGTAGTGATGTGCCACTATCTGAGATACTCAGCCTCTATGTACATCTACATCATCAATCTCGCCCTAGCAGACCTCCTGTACCTTCTCACCATCCCTTTTGTTGTTGGGACATATTTCGTTCAGGAATGGTACTTTGGGGATATTGGATGCCGGATCCTTTTCAGTTTAGATTTCCTGACAATGCATGCAAGCATCTTCACCTTGATGGTGATGAGCACAGAGAGGTACTTTGCAGTGCTGAAGCCTCTGGATACTGTGAAAAGATCTAAGAGCTATCGGAAAGCCATTGCCGTTGTAATCTGGATAGTGTCTCTGCTCCTCACCCTTCCTATGCTTATCATGATCCAGCTCGTACAAGGGAACAAGAAAATCTGCCTTCCTACCTGGAGCAAACTGTCCTCCAAGATCTATATCACCATCCTCTTCTGTACCAGCATTGTGGGTCCAGGGGTAATAATCGGGTATCTTTATATTAAACTGGCAAGAACTTACTGGGTGTCCCAAACCACTTCTTTAAAACAAACGAAGCGACTTCCCAATCAAAAAGTATTATATTTAATTTTCACTATAGTGCTGGTCTTCTGGGCTTGTTTTTTGCCTTTCTGGATATGGCAACTCATTTCTCAATACTGTGAACATTTCCCAGTTTCTCAGGAGGCCTTGAGGAACATCAACTATTTAACCACATGCCTGACTTACAGCAACAGTTGCATCAATCCTTTCCTCTATACCTTGCTGACCAAAAACTATAAAGAGTATTTGAGGAACAGGCAGCGCTCATTTAATAGCAGCAACGGGTACTTTCAGAGGAGGAACAGGTTTCAGAGAATTTCTGGGAGATCCTTGTCTTCATGCAGCCAGCACTACACTGAGACAGTTGTGCTTTCTCCTATCCCTGCTGGAAACAGTAGCGTCTGAAGAAAAAAGGATTCTTCCAACTGTTACCCAGCATCAGTATAGCCGTAGACAGAGAATGTACTCTGAAGCTGGCCAAATCTCAGCATTTCAGAGACaacggccgaatccacactaccgttgttcttgcagcagtttttcacttctgcagcgccattccttcatctgttcacatgcctcgtctccaaagccgtcattaattcgccatggcgtcgccacagcccattgcactttcgccgcgggttatcttttgatgaataactgccctccgttgaattccaagcctctcttgacccgcctcccaattgtccccacccctttttttaaaaaataagagtactgtgtcgatatggcgacatctcatcatattaatctcattttaaaaaagcgggcagacctcaaatatcagaggaacaatttcatatgttaattcaatttatatattggggggggggggcatccacatgatactgaaatcatggctcatgttatgccccgacacggactgtgccgacaagttaggcacagatttcaattttccaaagacaaaatgaagctctgctatgagatgctgctgtaggtgatcgtgactgctcacccattcccggatgatttcaaccagcatgcaggctgtgatgttccgagcgctcatcgtaagtgtctcgggtgattttttaaaatatattatcttaatggtgtcgttgtaccattgaaccaggatgcttactcgtcgatatagcgtcaatttgtccttttttttaaaaaaaaaaaaaccgcggagctgttcgggtttttcccgcccctttacccgtctttttgaaaggggatgtgatcaacggattgcgcaggagaagcgctattcaaagggtgatgtggacaaacaagcgaagaatgcacaataacagatggagcaatcattgcacaagaaaagcgggagctaaggtagtgtggaatcggccaacgTATAATGGAGGCATCAAAAATGGATGCAGCGTTGGATGGCCATCTCCTAAAGGCACATTTCCATTGCTTTCTGCCTTTGATAACTTTTTGATGTGTTTCTTTCAATTAGAGTAAATCGTAAACACCATGTAATATATATTTCCCCAGATATTCTATGACATGCCATCTTCAGATATTGAACCAATGTTTGCCAAATGTCTTAAGTTATTGTTTTACCAAGTCAGAGTTGTTCAGAAGAACAATCTAAGTTAATAAATATCTAACAGTTCTGTTTGTGATAATTTGTGCATTGCTAGGTTGGGGAACAgatggaataatggagaaaacTGAGTTGGAAATGGTATGCTTGTTTCTGACTAGTTTCAAGATTTTGTACAGGACAGTGCTCTAACTTTGGGTATCTACCACTATTCTCTTTCCCATATGCTGACATTCAGGTTGGTAAAAGTTCTTTGGGAATGGCAACTAGCCCAGAGTTCTACTGGCATGGTTTTGATGGACATGACACAGCTTAAAGCTGATGTTttagatcaggggtccccaaagTGGTGCCCTTGGGCACCTTTGTACCCACTGACAATTTTCCTAGTGCCcgtcaagtatttttagaaagtgagtgtggccaggtggggcttttgtcaAGAATTGGGTTCTGATTGACTATTGGAGATTTGATGGgctgtgtagattttttaaaacactgctttggcagaagctgcttccgcagcacaaggatctttgctGTGTGACTGATGCACCTGGCTTAGCCTACACAATCCCTGCAACAGACAAGGCAAGAGAGGCAGTGACTGGCTTAGCCCATACAAGGCCCACACAAGGCAAAGCAGGTAATGCGAGGGAGGTATAGGTCCCTTTCCCACTCTGCAGGAACAGCAGTGGCAGAAGGCTCAGGCTGAGCTAGCACAGAGGATGTGATGTGCCAGGCTGGCTGCCCCTGTAGAATGAGAGCAGGATACTGAGGGAGTACTTCTTTGCAGGATTCTGGCCATTGCACAGCGCAGCCTTAAGAACTCCAGCACCTGCCAGCAGAGCAGCTGGGGCCAATTACCTCCCAGCCTACTTAAGCTGAGCTCTAGCAAGTCAGCCTAGCTGGATCAACCAGTCTACCAGGTGCAAGCCTTGTGTTACCAGTGTCCCGCCCATTGTCCAAGAATCTAGTACCATTTCAAGGAAATCTGACTGATCCTGACTGTAGAGCACAGGGCAGCCTAGTTTAGCCTACAGAAGCCCCGGAAAATCAAAGGAGGTGGTAGCTGGCTCAGGCCACCCAATTCCTGTGCAAGGTGAGGGAAGCAGTACCTGGCCTGTTCTTGCTGAGCCCCATAAGAGGTAGTGCCTGGCTACCCCAACCCCTTCAAGCAGGCCTGCCTGGGGCAAGGGAGGTGGCACCTGGCTCAGCCAAGTgagacacacacaaaacaaagtgGGTGGCACCCAGCAAACCAACTAGAcatgctgcctcttcctccccccccctttgcaaaggcaaggcaaggcagggTCAGGCAAAGTGCctcttcctctgtcctgctttcttttaaggggaggggccatggcagGCTGGAAGAGGGGCCATTTCCTAGGTTTTCACATTCCCAGTCAACCTTTGctcacaggattgttctgagaataaaatggaggataatgGAGTAAGCTACTTTTGATCTCCATTGCAGGGGatggtgggttataaatgaagtaaataaataatatatatagctgaagagagggagacagataaaagataggtaggtattatggttgccaggtccccttaccctcccagcaggagcggggacctggtgcttaccttccTGTTGGACCTGGCATGCTCCTTGCTCTTGCACTTCGCATGCATGTGGCCCCACATCATCTCACAAGGCAGGAGAGTGTGCACATACTTCGTACCAGGCCATGATGTTGGCACTTCACCCCTGGgagtgcccaggaggcctgttccctgccctccctcccccaccagcaAGGTAAGTGGTAGGGGGAGGTGaaaggtgggggcaggagatccctgggggaataggatccctagtAGGTAGGTAGGCAGGTgtgtgggtgggaaggcaagaagaaagcagggaaagggtttcc
Proteins encoded in this window:
- the UTS2R gene encoding urotensin-2 receptor; the encoded protein is MEGTFSSTMRLATVTDSLRISPNFSYNASWDDASTVNSNSMEDIIATCTIGSILSLMCIIGVTGNVYTLVVMCHYLRYSASMYIYIINLALADLLYLLTIPFVVGTYFVQEWYFGDIGCRILFSLDFLTMHASIFTLMVMSTERYFAVLKPLDTVKRSKSYRKAIAVVIWIVSLLLTLPMLIMIQLVQGNKKICLPTWSKLSSKIYITILFCTSIVGPGVIIGYLYIKLARTYWVSQTTSLKQTKRLPNQKVLYLIFTIVLVFWACFLPFWIWQLISQYCEHFPVSQEALRNINYLTTCLTYSNSCINPFLYTLLTKNYKEYLRNRQRSFNSSNGYFQRRNRFQRISGRSLSSCSQHYTETVVLSPIPAGNSSV